Proteins encoded within one genomic window of Amycolatopsis nigrescens CSC17Ta-90:
- a CDS encoding TetR/AcrR family transcriptional regulator, which yields MPRITQEQKRLNHEKIVNAAGAGFRLRGIDGIGIEELMKSAGMTHGGFYNHFASKDDLALEVLHQGFADSLEALDAIREAHPRSARAALHDMVDGYVNAEHRDHPEIGCASAALVSDAGRHGAAAQAAYRRGLDGYFATITDMLLDRARQSGTELTPAEARERAVALFSQMVGALILSRAIADAAPDLSDEVLAANRRRLKKL from the coding sequence GTGCCCCGCATCACGCAAGAGCAGAAGCGGCTCAACCACGAGAAGATCGTCAACGCGGCCGGTGCGGGATTCCGGCTGCGCGGCATCGACGGCATCGGCATCGAGGAGCTGATGAAGTCGGCGGGCATGACGCACGGCGGGTTTTACAACCACTTCGCCTCGAAGGACGACCTCGCTCTCGAAGTCCTCCACCAGGGCTTCGCCGACTCGCTCGAGGCGCTCGACGCCATCCGCGAAGCGCATCCCCGCTCGGCGCGCGCGGCCCTGCACGACATGGTCGACGGGTACGTCAACGCCGAGCACCGCGACCACCCCGAGATCGGCTGCGCCTCGGCCGCCCTCGTATCCGACGCCGGCCGCCACGGCGCCGCCGCCCAGGCCGCATACCGGCGCGGGCTTGACGGCTACTTCGCCACCATCACCGACATGCTGCTCGACCGCGCACGCCAGTCCGGCACCGAACTCACTCCCGCCGAAGCCCGCGAGCGCGCGGTGGCGCTGTTCAGCCAGATGGTCGGCGCGCTGATCCTCTCCCGGGCGATCGCGGACGCCGCCCCGGACCTGTCAGACGAGGTGCTGGCGGCCAATCGGCGGCGGCTCAAGAAGCTGTGA
- a CDS encoding NADPH-dependent F420 reductase, whose translation MNFGTIGAGTVAQAIAGHLVTAGHKVTLSNSRGPDTLLNVVTRLGPLASAGTADEAAAADMVFLTVMWSQVGDALAGLPEWDGRILVDTTNNLESMLPTVADLGVETASEFVADRAPGARVVKAFNTLYAQYIAADPRHTEGRQLLFYAGDDEAAKADFHTVADGIGFAPVDAGTLRDGGRLMQIGGPLSALHALRQE comes from the coding sequence ATGAACTTCGGAACCATCGGCGCCGGGACGGTCGCGCAGGCCATCGCCGGCCACCTCGTGACGGCCGGCCACAAGGTGACGCTCAGCAACAGCCGCGGCCCGGACACGCTGCTCAACGTCGTGACCCGGCTGGGGCCGCTCGCGAGCGCGGGCACGGCCGACGAAGCGGCCGCCGCCGACATGGTCTTCCTCACCGTGATGTGGTCGCAGGTCGGTGACGCGCTGGCCGGGCTGCCCGAATGGGACGGCCGCATCCTGGTCGACACCACCAACAACCTGGAGTCGATGCTGCCGACCGTCGCCGATCTCGGGGTGGAGACGGCGAGTGAGTTCGTAGCCGATCGTGCGCCGGGCGCGCGCGTGGTCAAGGCCTTCAACACCCTCTACGCCCAGTACATCGCCGCCGATCCCCGGCACACGGAAGGGCGGCAGCTGCTGTTCTACGCCGGTGACGACGAGGCCGCCAAGGCGGATTTCCACACCGTCGCCGACGGCATCGGATTCGCGCCGGTCGACGCCGGGACGCTGCGCGATGGCGGCCGCCTGATGCAGATCGGCGGGCCGCTCTCGGCGCTGCACGCCCTGAGGCAGGA